The following proteins are co-located in the Paludibaculum fermentans genome:
- a CDS encoding alpha/beta hydrolase produces MNIFLLAGSSTLAIAGASDRDWASLAGQRFTAQRDVVYRRVGGRELKLDFYTPYDHKPGPTVLYIHGGGWETGSKEQYVLWYLPYLQLGLRVVAVQYRLSGEAAAPAGVEDCRCAFRWVVKNGAKFGVDPERVVVSGGSAGGHLALLTAMGSGGIECPEKDGPEPRAAAVINYYGATDLNTLLDGGLPSVRKWLRDAADIHALARQLSPMTWVKPGLPPILSIHGDADKTISYQQSVELHKALSSSHVSNELITVHGGAHGRHTWTDADTLRVQRAIERFLRRNKLTGTARQ; encoded by the coding sequence TTGAACATCTTCTTGTTGGCGGGGTCAAGCACCCTAGCCATAGCGGGGGCGTCGGATCGCGATTGGGCGTCGCTGGCGGGCCAGCGGTTCACGGCCCAGCGCGATGTGGTGTACCGGCGCGTAGGCGGCCGGGAGCTGAAGTTGGACTTCTACACTCCTTATGACCACAAGCCCGGGCCGACGGTGCTGTACATTCACGGCGGCGGCTGGGAGACGGGCAGCAAGGAACAGTATGTGCTGTGGTACCTGCCGTATCTGCAGTTGGGGCTGCGGGTGGTGGCGGTGCAATACCGGTTATCGGGTGAGGCGGCGGCTCCGGCGGGTGTCGAGGACTGCCGCTGCGCGTTCCGTTGGGTGGTGAAGAACGGCGCGAAGTTCGGCGTGGATCCTGAGCGCGTCGTGGTGAGCGGCGGATCGGCGGGCGGGCACCTGGCGTTACTGACGGCCATGGGTTCGGGTGGGATCGAGTGTCCGGAGAAAGATGGTCCGGAGCCGCGTGCGGCGGCGGTCATCAACTATTACGGCGCCACCGATCTGAACACGCTGCTGGATGGCGGCTTGCCCTCGGTCCGCAAGTGGCTGCGCGACGCAGCGGATATCCACGCGCTGGCGCGGCAGTTGTCGCCGATGACATGGGTGAAACCCGGGTTGCCGCCGATCCTCAGCATCCACGGCGACGCGGATAAGACGATCTCCTATCAACAGTCCGTTGAACTGCACAAGGCCCTGAGTAGTTCCCATGTGTCCAACGAGCTGATTACGGTCCATGGCGGAGCACACGGACGGCACACGTGGACCGACGCCGACACTCTGCGGGTGCAGCGCGCGATTGAGCGCTTTCTGCGCCGGAACAAGTTAACTGGTACGGCGCGCCAATGA
- a CDS encoding substrate-binding domain-containing protein: MSKKAVKSAGPTMLDKGLTVLEAVEKADHPVTIQEIASLTGLQRLAVYRLLTTLEERGYIHRSQDKRYRSTTRRRRLLVGYLAPLEGNQFRVDVKASIEGAAARAGSYVMLRHNDEEDSATALRNAQEMVDARVDVAMLFQPVERLGYMVADLFFGAGIPFITVERPIQGGIYFGANNYQAGKLAGQALGHYAREKWRGRFDRIVLVEGPKTKTNVQARLAGVLVGLQDVLGPIAESSVIHLEGDAHQDSSKHLMAKLLRQLKPGTRLLVSGFNDLSAIGAMEAVREAARDRDVVIVGHNAAREGRAAIRRRGNCLLASVAFFPERYGDRLIRLACSIVDGEQVTPAVYTDHVVLHADNLENFYPANTDLG; the protein is encoded by the coding sequence GTGAGCAAAAAAGCAGTGAAGTCCGCCGGGCCGACCATGCTCGACAAAGGGCTCACCGTTCTTGAGGCTGTCGAGAAGGCCGACCACCCCGTCACCATCCAGGAAATCGCCTCCCTCACTGGCCTGCAGCGCCTGGCCGTCTATCGCCTGCTCACGACCCTCGAAGAGCGCGGCTACATCCATCGCTCGCAGGACAAACGCTACCGCTCCACCACGCGCCGCCGCCGTTTACTGGTGGGCTACCTGGCTCCGCTCGAGGGCAACCAGTTCCGTGTCGATGTGAAGGCTTCCATTGAAGGCGCCGCCGCCCGCGCCGGCAGCTACGTCATGCTGCGCCACAACGACGAGGAAGACAGCGCCACCGCGCTAAGAAACGCCCAGGAGATGGTCGACGCGCGCGTGGATGTCGCGATGCTCTTCCAGCCGGTGGAACGCCTGGGCTACATGGTGGCCGACCTCTTCTTCGGAGCCGGCATCCCCTTCATCACGGTCGAGCGCCCCATCCAGGGCGGCATCTATTTCGGGGCCAACAACTATCAGGCCGGGAAACTCGCCGGCCAGGCCCTGGGCCACTATGCCCGCGAAAAGTGGCGCGGCCGCTTCGACCGCATCGTGCTCGTGGAAGGCCCCAAGACCAAGACCAACGTCCAGGCCCGCCTGGCCGGAGTTTTAGTGGGACTCCAGGACGTGCTCGGCCCCATCGCCGAATCCTCGGTCATCCACCTGGAAGGCGACGCGCATCAGGACTCCAGCAAGCACCTGATGGCCAAACTGCTGCGCCAACTCAAGCCCGGCACCCGCCTGCTGGTCTCCGGCTTCAACGACCTCAGCGCCATCGGAGCCATGGAAGCCGTACGCGAAGCAGCCCGCGACCGCGACGTCGTCATCGTCGGGCATAACGCCGCCCGGGAAGGCCGCGCCGCCATCCGCCGCCGCGGCAACTGCCTGCTGGCTTCCGTTGCTTTCTTTCCCGAACGCTATGGCGACCGCCTGATCCGCCTCGCCTGTTCGATTGTCGACGGCGAGCAGGTGACGCCGGCCGTCTACACTGACCACGTCGTCCTGCACGCCGACAATCTCGAGAACTTCTACCCGGCCAACACCGACCTGGGCTGA
- a CDS encoding S46 family peptidase, which translates to MNRTWMKLSVCLTLTAALGMAEEGKWTPQQVLQLDPLWLKKQGLQLPVSRLWDQKRGTGLLAAAVNIGGCSAGFVSATGLILTNHHCLFGILQEHAKPGRDLITDGFLAKSQEEELPGRTTRVTVPRKFTDVTKEIEATVPAGADDLARNAAIEAKEKALVSECEKTPGARCKVAVFDGGVQYVLIDSFELSDIRLVYAPPRAIGEYGGEIDNWMWPRHTGDFAMARAYKDGKPYKPEFFFPLSKTGVKTGDFVMVLGYPGRTVRSLTSDEMVGQRDYWFKLRSEIYGGWLNLLEQTTKGSPEGAIAVAATQKTLANVSKNADGQLAGLKRGRTIEKQAKAEEAVMTWIGTHPEYAKAAEAKQGLDRLAAEKRKTGTHDFLLGTLVGNPLALKFATRLVRLAAEREKPDMEREADYMEREWTRMRATLERDQKSYYRPADQALFASLVAHAMKLGPEERIEAFDKIFGDGKVDETLEFLYGRTKVLDLNERLKMFQESTEQLKARKDPLLGLAFALEPELKTWQQRARAQDGAVARLRPEWRRAVIAHAGKPVAPDANSTLRVSFAHVKGYTPRDGVIYTPQTTLAGMLEKETGEEPFKLPAKVMAAAARVDASKVPLDFLADADTTGGNSGSPTVNGRGELVGLNFDRVWENVSNDFGYNPDVARNVNVDIRFFLWLLKDVDHADGILKELGVAAQ; encoded by the coding sequence AGAAGCGCGGCACCGGCCTGCTGGCCGCCGCCGTGAACATCGGCGGCTGTTCCGCCGGCTTCGTTTCCGCTACGGGTCTGATCCTGACGAATCATCACTGTCTCTTTGGCATCCTGCAGGAGCATGCGAAGCCCGGGCGTGATCTTATCACCGATGGCTTTCTCGCGAAGAGCCAGGAAGAAGAACTGCCGGGCCGCACGACGCGTGTGACCGTGCCGCGGAAGTTCACCGACGTCACGAAGGAGATCGAAGCCACGGTACCGGCGGGCGCCGACGATCTGGCGCGCAACGCGGCCATTGAGGCGAAAGAGAAGGCATTGGTGAGCGAGTGCGAGAAGACGCCAGGGGCGCGTTGCAAGGTGGCGGTGTTCGACGGTGGCGTTCAGTATGTCCTGATCGACAGCTTTGAACTATCGGATATCCGGCTGGTGTATGCGCCGCCGAGGGCGATTGGCGAGTATGGCGGCGAGATCGACAACTGGATGTGGCCGCGGCACACCGGCGACTTCGCGATGGCGCGGGCCTATAAAGACGGCAAACCATACAAGCCGGAGTTCTTCTTTCCGCTCTCGAAGACGGGAGTGAAGACCGGCGATTTTGTGATGGTGCTTGGGTATCCCGGGCGGACTGTGCGTTCGCTGACTTCGGATGAAATGGTGGGGCAGCGGGACTACTGGTTCAAGCTGCGTTCGGAGATTTATGGCGGATGGCTGAACCTGCTGGAGCAGACGACCAAAGGCAGCCCGGAAGGGGCGATTGCCGTGGCGGCGACGCAAAAGACGCTGGCCAACGTGTCGAAAAATGCAGATGGCCAACTAGCGGGACTGAAGCGCGGCCGGACGATCGAGAAGCAGGCAAAGGCGGAAGAGGCCGTGATGACGTGGATCGGCACTCATCCTGAATACGCCAAAGCCGCGGAGGCGAAACAGGGTCTGGATCGCCTGGCGGCGGAGAAGCGCAAGACCGGCACTCACGATTTCCTGCTGGGCACGCTGGTGGGCAACCCCCTGGCGCTCAAGTTCGCAACCCGTCTGGTGCGGCTGGCGGCGGAGCGTGAGAAGCCCGACATGGAGCGTGAGGCCGACTACATGGAGCGCGAGTGGACGCGGATGCGGGCCACGCTGGAGCGCGACCAGAAGAGCTACTACCGTCCGGCCGATCAGGCTTTGTTTGCGTCCCTGGTGGCGCATGCCATGAAGCTGGGGCCGGAGGAGCGGATCGAGGCCTTTGACAAGATCTTCGGCGACGGTAAGGTCGACGAGACGCTGGAGTTTCTGTATGGCCGCACGAAGGTGCTGGACCTGAACGAGCGCCTGAAGATGTTCCAAGAGTCGACGGAGCAGTTGAAGGCGCGCAAGGATCCGCTGTTGGGCCTGGCATTCGCGCTGGAGCCCGAATTGAAGACCTGGCAGCAGCGGGCTCGTGCCCAGGATGGCGCGGTGGCCCGTCTGCGTCCGGAATGGCGCAGGGCCGTCATCGCGCATGCGGGCAAGCCTGTGGCTCCCGATGCCAACTCGACCTTGCGGGTGAGCTTCGCGCACGTGAAGGGGTATACGCCGCGCGATGGTGTGATTTATACGCCCCAGACGACGTTGGCCGGCATGCTGGAAAAAGAGACGGGCGAAGAGCCGTTTAAGCTGCCCGCAAAGGTGATGGCCGCGGCGGCCAGGGTGGATGCATCGAAGGTGCCGCTGGACTTCCTGGCGGATGCCGATACCACGGGCGGAAACTCGGGCAGCCCGACTGTGAACGGGCGCGGCGAACTGGTAGGCCTGAACTTCGACCGCGTGTGGGAGAACGTCTCGAACGATTTCGGCTACAACCCGGATGTGGCGCGGAATGTGAATGTGGACATCCGCTTCTTCCTGTGGCTGCTGAAGGACGTGGACCACGCCGACGGGATCCTGAAGGAGCTCGGCGTGGCGGCGCAATAG